A window from Tistrella bauzanensis encodes these proteins:
- a CDS encoding YggT family protein, which produces MQFDPFFWNHWYFHIPNYILSLLVYTLIGRALLSAFVQPDNPNYIWRFFCRITDPVLKITNPLTPRFVVSGLRPIVAAGYLWILRLIFWLIMYNLGLAPRLADQMG; this is translated from the coding sequence ATGCAGTTCGATCCGTTCTTCTGGAATCACTGGTATTTCCATATTCCCAACTACATTCTGTCGCTGCTGGTCTATACGCTGATCGGACGGGCGCTGCTGTCGGCGTTCGTGCAGCCCGACAATCCCAACTATATCTGGCGATTTTTCTGCCGGATCACCGACCCGGTGCTGAAGATCACCAATCCACTGACCCCGCGCTTCGTGGTCAGCGGGCTGCGGCCGATCGTGGCGGCCGGTTATCTGTGGATCCTGCGGCTGATATTCTGGCTCATCATGTACAATCTGGGCCTGGCGCCACGGCTTGCAGACCAGATGGGCTGA
- a CDS encoding sodium:solute symporter family protein, with product MATKGDFTQNLGKVYGIYTGGFIGFTIILAILEQMGVPDRIIGYAFVAVTIGVYAMIGILSRTVQVSEYYVAGRRVPALYNGMATAADWMSAASFIGMAGTLYASGYNGLAFVLGWTGGYVLVAVLLAPYLRKFGQFTVPDFLGTRYDGHTPRLIGIVVLMMCSFTYVVAQVTGAGIIASRFLAIPFEIGIFVGLLGILVCSMLGGMRAVTWTQVAQYIILIIAYLIPIVLMSAQLTGVPIPQLMYGYALQDIEQIEPSLGVTVGHVTAFARDGDMLNFFSLVLCLMVGTAALPHVLMRFFTTPSVREARSSVGWSLLFIFLLYFSAPAYAAFAKLEVYTNVIGQPIASLPEWVSIWSDIGLLAIKDLNGDGLLQLAEFTINNDAIVLATPEIAGLPYVIAGLVSAGGLAAALSTADGLLLAIANALSHDVYYKMIDPKASSSRRLMVARVLLVVVAGFAAYVASFKPAGILSMVAWAFSIAASGLFPVLVMGVWWKRTTKVGACAGMLAGLGICLLYLAGTQWYGMGLWFGVKNISAGLFGIPVGFAVTYVVSLMTREPSQDMQDFVEFVRVPSARLAESNPYAQGLKA from the coding sequence ATGGCAACCAAGGGCGACTTCACCCAGAATCTGGGCAAGGTCTACGGCATCTACACCGGCGGCTTCATCGGCTTCACGATCATCCTGGCGATCCTGGAGCAGATGGGGGTGCCCGACCGGATCATCGGCTATGCCTTCGTCGCGGTCACGATCGGCGTCTATGCGATGATCGGCATCCTGAGCCGGACGGTTCAGGTCTCGGAATATTATGTGGCGGGCCGGCGCGTGCCGGCACTCTACAACGGCATGGCGACCGCCGCCGATTGGATGAGCGCCGCATCCTTCATCGGCATGGCCGGCACGCTCTATGCGTCCGGCTATAACGGGCTCGCCTTCGTGCTGGGGTGGACCGGCGGCTATGTGCTGGTGGCGGTGCTGCTGGCGCCATACCTGCGCAAATTCGGCCAGTTCACGGTGCCCGATTTCCTCGGCACCCGCTATGACGGCCATACGCCACGGCTGATCGGCATCGTTGTGCTGATGATGTGCTCGTTCACCTATGTGGTGGCACAGGTCACCGGCGCCGGCATCATCGCCTCGCGCTTCCTGGCGATCCCGTTCGAGATCGGCATCTTCGTGGGCCTGCTCGGCATTCTGGTCTGCTCGATGCTGGGCGGCATGCGGGCGGTGACCTGGACCCAGGTGGCGCAGTACATCATCCTGATCATCGCCTATCTGATCCCGATCGTGCTGATGTCGGCGCAGTTGACCGGGGTGCCGATCCCGCAGCTGATGTACGGCTATGCGCTGCAGGATATCGAACAGATCGAGCCCAGCCTGGGCGTCACGGTCGGCCATGTCACGGCCTTCGCGCGTGATGGCGACATGCTGAACTTCTTCAGTCTGGTGCTGTGCCTGATGGTCGGCACCGCGGCACTGCCGCATGTGCTGATGCGGTTCTTCACCACGCCCAGCGTGCGTGAGGCACGGTCGTCGGTGGGCTGGAGCCTGCTGTTCATCTTCCTGCTCTATTTCAGCGCGCCGGCCTATGCCGCCTTCGCCAAGCTGGAGGTCTATACCAACGTCATCGGCCAGCCCATCGCCAGCCTGCCGGAATGGGTGAGCATCTGGTCCGATATCGGCCTGCTCGCCATCAAGGATCTCAATGGCGACGGCCTGCTTCAGCTGGCCGAATTCACCATCAACAATGACGCCATCGTGCTGGCCACGCCGGAAATCGCCGGCCTGCCCTACGTCATCGCCGGCCTGGTGTCCGCAGGCGGCCTGGCGGCGGCGCTGTCGACCGCCGACGGCCTGCTACTCGCCATCGCCAATGCGCTCAGTCACGACGTCTACTATAAAATGATCGATCCCAAGGCGAGTTCGTCGCGCCGGCTGATGGTGGCGCGGGTTCTGCTGGTCGTGGTGGCAGGCTTCGCGGCCTATGTCGCCTCGTTCAAACCCGCAGGCATCCTGTCGATGGTGGCCTGGGCATTCTCCATTGCCGCATCCGGTCTCTTCCCGGTCCTGGTGATGGGGGTGTGGTGGAAACGCACCACCAAGGTGGGTGCCTGCGCCGGCATGCTTGCCGGTCTAGGTATCTGCCTGCTCTATCTGGCCGGCACCCAGTGGTACGGCATGGGGCTGTGGTTCGGGGTGAAGAACATCTCGGCCGGATTGTTCGGCATTCCTGTGGGCTTTGCCGTCACCTACGTCGTCAGCCTCATGACCCGCGAACCCTCGCAGGACATGCAGGATTTCGTCGAATTCGTCCGCGTTCCCAGCGCCAGGCTGGCGGAAAGCAACCCTTATGCGCAGGGCCTGAAGGCCTGA
- a CDS encoding DUF4212 domain-containing protein: MSDTKVLTPQKAQEYWQRTKSLMWVVLVIWFLSGFVVHAFAPALNQIRILGFPLGFYMAAQGSLIIFVWLIFWYVNRQNRIDDEFGVSED, from the coding sequence ATGTCCGACACCAAAGTCCTGACGCCCCAGAAGGCACAGGAATACTGGCAGAGAACCAAAAGCCTCATGTGGGTGGTGCTTGTCATCTGGTTCCTGTCCGGCTTCGTGGTCCACGCGTTCGCGCCAGCTCTGAATCAGATCCGGATCCTGGGCTTTCCGCTGGGCTTCTACATGGCGGCCCAAGGGTCACTCATCATCTTCGTCTGGTTGATCTTCTGGTACGTCAATCGCCAGAACCGGATCGACGACGAATTCGGCGTGTCCGAAGACTGA